The following are from one region of the Magallana gigas chromosome 6, xbMagGiga1.1, whole genome shotgun sequence genome:
- the LOC105336839 gene encoding mRNA decay activator protein ZFP36L1 — translation MSTELYPSAFYDVGDFIYKQRKNLMKNQMNERRATVTAATLPATVVKARTMSTNSFIPIGGQPPLSVSSQGSESCLVNNQESLHRKLDRSMSEPGATLSSTAARQNQNVNSSRYKTELCRPFEESGHCKYGDKCQFAHGAHELRNLNRHPKYKTELCRTFHTIGFCPYGPRCHFIHNDEERNQSVNKNHPAMMTTSTTVQQTFPSHMDQLSQVKRPTNFSSSFNGSLGSSSESLSSSASDSPSLSPIFWGNDDIFRDFSSSSQYSSSGSSSPVFDYSADPASSLAASFLTPLNVQTAATANQNLASEINILQQQINVIMNLSNQCNNNPNPNVFDSAAPTWDLAAPAPHSPPDSISGDSLGSASSGSCGSINTCESPLDVSKSLRLPIFNKLSLDD, via the exons ATGTCTACAGAGCTGTACCCTTCAGCATTCTATGATGTTGGGgattttatttacaaacag aGAAAGAATTTGATGAAGAATCAGATGAACGAGCGACGTGCGACAGTTACTGCAGCCACTCTGCCAGCCACTGTCGTCAAAGCTAGGACCATGTCGACAAACTCCTTCATTCCGATCGGGGGTCAGCCTCCTCTGTCTGTCTCCTCCCAAGGCAGTGAGTCGTGTCTCGTGAACAACCAGGAGTCCCTTCATCGCAAGTTGGACAGAAGTATGAGTGAACCGGGTGCTACTTTAAGTTCTACCGCTGCAAGACAAAATCAAAATGTGAACTCGAGTCGTTACAAAACGGAACTATGCCGTCCATTTGAGGAAAGTGGCCACTGCAAGTACGGTGACAAATGTCAGTTTGCCCATGGTGCTCACGAACTCCGAAACTTGAATCGCCATCCCAAGTACAAAACAGAACTCTGTCGTACATTCCACACCATCGGATTCTGTCCGTATGGACCCAGATGTCATTTCATTCACAACGACGAAGAGAGGAACCAGAGTGTCAACAAGAATCACCCCGCAATGATGACCACATCCACCACAGTTCAGCAAACTTTCCCGTCTCACATGGACCAATTATCTCAGGTTAAACGCCCAACGAATTTCAGTTCTAGTTTCAATGGATCTCTTGGTTCAAGTTCCGAATCGCTTTCATCCAGTGCAAGTGACTCTCCGAGCCTTAGTCCCATTTTCTGGGGCAACGATGACATTTTCAGGGATTTTTCCTCCTCCTCGCAGTATTCCAGTAGTGGATCTAGCAGCCCGGTGTTCGATTATTCGGCGGATCCTGCTTCGTCGTTGGCGGCTAGTTTCCTTACTCCTTTAAATGTTCAAACCGCTGCCACCGCCAATCAAAATCTCGCTTCGGAAATTAACATTCTTCAGCAGCAGATCAACGTTATAATGAATCTTTCAAATCAATGCAATAATAACCCTAACCCTAATGTGTTCGATTCAGCAGCACCCACGTGGGATCTCGCGGCCCCAGCGCCTCACTCCCCTCCCGACAGCATTTCGGGGGACAGTCTTGGCAGTGCCTCTAGTGGAAGTTGTGGAAGTATTAACACTTGTGAGTCTCCATTGGACGTGAGCAAATCCCTGCGTCTTCCCATTTTTAACAAACTTTCTCTTGATGATTAA